The sequence CAGGTCGACGATCTCGGATTCGATGGCGGCGCAGATGGCGACGACGGGTGCGTTGCGCTTGGTGGCGAATTCGGTGAGGCGGTCCAGCAGCGGGTTGTCGGTGAAACCGTCATCGCTGACGTTGCCCACGTACATGGCGCGCTTGGCGGTGATAAAGCACAGGGGCTTGATCAAGGCCAGGTCATCATCGGACAGGCCCATGGAGCGCACGGGTTTGGCTTCGTTCAGATGGGCGATGCATTTTTCCAGCACGCTGACCAGGCGCTGGGCTTCCTTGTCGCCGGAGCGCGCGGTCTTGGAGTGACGGTGCAGGGCTTTTTCAGCGGTCTGCAGGTCGGCCAGCCCGAGTTCGGTTTCGATGACTTCGATGTCGGCGATGGGATCGACCTTGCCGGCAACGTGGATGACGTTGGGGTCTTCGAAGCAGCGCACGACGTTGACGATGGCGTCGGTTTCGCGGATATGCGAGAGGAACTGGTTGCCCAGGCCTTCGCCCTGGCTGGCGCCCGCCACCAGGCCTGCGATGTCGACGAACTCGACGGTGGCCGGCAGGACTCGCTCGGGGTTGACGATGTCAGCCAGCTTGCCCAGGCGGGGATCGGGCACTTCCACCACGCCCACGTTGGGTTCGATGGTGCAGAAGGGGTAGTTCTCGGCCGCGATACCGGCACGGGTCAGGGCGTTAAAGAGCGTCGATTTGCCGACGTTGGGCAGGCCAACGATGCCACATTGCAGAGCCATGGAAATCCTTGAGTGACGATGTCCCGGCGCTGCCGGGTGCGCGGCCGATTGCGCCTGCGCCTGTGTTTGCTCATCCGGGCAAGCCGCGCCGCTCTGGCGCGCTGCCCATGATCAATCCGCGAAAACGGTGATTTTACCCGGTTGCCCAGCCCGAGGCCGAGTCTGCCTCGTTCAGAGCGCCATGTCGGGCACCAGCTTGAGCAGCAGCCAGATCATGACCATGGGCCCGGCGTTGAATACCGCGTGCAGGGCCATGGACGCGGCGATGCCGCGCCGCACCCGCATCCATCCCAGCACCAGCCCGGTGAGCCACTGCGGCAGCACCAGCAAAGGTAAGAGCCACCAGGCCGTGCTGCCAAACGAGAAATTACCCAGATGCACGGCGGCGAAGGTTAGCGCGGCCAGATGAAACACGAGGCCGAAATGCCGCTGATAAAAGCGCCGCGGGCCGCGTTTGAAGCGCCCCATGTGCCGCGTGCCGGATATGGCTAGCAGGATCACGGCCGCAACCAGGCAGCCCGTCCAGAATTTGGGCCCCCAGATCAAGGCCGGCAAGACGACCGGAATGACCCACAGCGCCTGCAAGGGCCGGCGCAAGCCATAGCGAAACAGGAGCTCTTCGACCAGCGGGGCCCAGATGACCGCTGCCAGCCATGGAATGTTGTCCGGGTCCATGCGGTGCTGCGCGCCGCCCAGGGTGGCAGCCCCCACGGCGATAGGGCCCAGCACGACCAGGTTGAACAACCACAGCAGGCTCGCCCAGGCCAGCAAACGCGAGGCACGGATATTGAGGCACCAGTCGGCCATGGCGCCACCGTGGCGCGGCCCCAGCCGGGCCGCCAGCGTGGGCCGGCGGATAAAGCGCCACCAGTCGCCGACCTCCTGGCGTAGCGTCAGGCGTGGCATCAGGCGGTATGCAACTGGCGGGTGGCCTGCGCGAAATCACCGCGCAGCAACACGGGCACGATAGCGCGGCAGCGGTCGATGACTTTCTCGATGTCGAGCTGCTCGTCGCGGCGCGGCGGATGCAGCACGAAGTCGGCCACCTGCTGGGCCAGATTCAGGGTGCGGGGATGGCCGATGCCGATGCGCAGGCGCCAGAAGTTCGGTGTGCCCAACGCGGCCTGGATGTCTTTCAAGCCATTGTGGCCGGCATGGCCGCCACCCTGCTTCATTTTGACCTGGCCGGGCAACAGATCGAGCTCGTCGTGAAGAACCAGCACCTGTTCGGGCGCGAGTTTGTAGAAGCGCGCCAGTGCGCCCACGGCCTGGCCGGAGCGGTTCATGTAGGTAATGGGCTTGAGCAGCAGTACGTTCTCGCCCTCGAAGCGGGCTTTGGCGACCTGACCCATGAAGGCTTTCTCGAGCGTGAATGACGCGCGCAAGTCATCGGCCAGATGGTCGGCTAGCCAGAAGCCGGCGTTGTGCCGGGTGGTTTCGTAGTCGGGGCCGGGATTGCCCAGCCCGACGATCAAGCGGATCGGTTCGGACATGATGGCGTGTTTAGAACATAAAAAACCCTGCGCTTGCAACTCGCAGGCGCAGGGTTGGAGGCAGCAGCGGGCACACGCCCGACTGGCCTATCAGGCAGCCGGAGCTTCGTCAGCGTCGGCAGCACCGCCCTTGACGACGGCAGCGGCAATCACCTGCTCATCGTTGGGGTGCGTGAAGGTCACGCCCTTGGGCAGGACGATGTCCTTCTGGTGCACCGAACCGCCACCCAGCAGATTGCCGAGGTCGACTTCGATGAACTGCGGCAGAGCCTTGGGCAGGCAGGTCACTTCCACTTCGGTGACGACGTGGGAGATGATGGCGCCGCTGAGCTTGACGGCCGGCGAGGTCTCGGCATTGATGAAGTGCAGGGGCACCTTGGTATGCAGAGCCTGGTTGGCGTCGACGCGCTGGAAGTCAACGTGCATGACTTGCTGCTTGTACGGGTGCCATTGGACCGAGCGCAGCAGAACCTGCTCGCTCTTGCCGCCTTCCAGAGCCATCGTCAGGATGGAGGCGTGGAATTGTTCCTTGCGCAGGGCATGGAAAATTTCGTTGTGGTCCATCTCGATGTTCAGCGGGGTAGCCGTGCCGCCATAAACGATGGCGGGAACGCGACCCGCGCGGCGCAGGCGGCGGCTCGCACTCGAACCCTGGACGCTACGCGCAGTGGCATTGAATTTCATGGAAAACTCCAAACAATCTGGCGGAACAGCCCGCCTGTGTAAAACACGCCAAGCGACATGCCGGCGTGGCATTGGCCCATCGCCGCGACCAGCGACGGGCAAAGTCTTGAATCAGGATCAGTCGGCAAACAGCGAGCTGACCGACTCGGCGTTGGAAATACGCAGAATGGTCTCGCCCAGCAGTGCGGCGCAGGACAACTGGCGGATCTTGCCGCAGCCCTGAGCCTCTTCAGACAGCGGAATGGTATCCGTGACGACGAGCTCGTCCAGCGAGGACGCCGCGATGCGCTCGACCGCACCGCCAGACAGCACGGGGTGCGTGCAATAGGCGTAGACCGCGCCAGCGCCACGATCCTTGAGGGCTTGAGCGGCCTTGCACAGCGTGCCGGCGGTATCGACCATGTCGTCCATGATGATACAGGTCCGTCCGTCCACCTCACCGATGATGTTCATCACTTCGGAGACGTTGGCGCGCGGGCGGCGCTTGTCGATGATGGCCAGGTCGGCTTCGAGCTGCTTGGCCAGCGCACGAGCGCGCACGACGCCGCCGATATCCGGCGACACCACGACCAGGTTGGACAGATTGCGGCGCCACAGGTCGCCCAGCAGGATCGGACCCGCGTAGATGTTGTCCACGGGGATGTCGAAAAAGCCTTGAATCTGATCGGCGTGCAAGTCCATGGTCAGGACGCGGTCAACACCGGCGACTTGCAGCATGTTGGCCACGACCTTGGCCGAGATCGCAACACGCGCCGAGCGCGGGCGGCGGTCCTGGCGGGCATAGCCGAAATACGGGATGGCGGCGGTGATGCGGCCGGCCGAGGCGCGGCGCAAGGCATCGACCATCACCATGATTTCCATCAGGTTGTCGTTGGTCGGCGCGCAGGTCGGCTGAAGCACGAAAACATCCTTGCCGCGGACGTTCTCATTGATTTCGACCATCACCTCGCCATCCGAAAAGCGACCCACGGTCATTTTGCCGAGGGACATGTCCAGGTGGTTGACTACGTCCACGGCCAGGCGGGTGTTTGCCGTGCCCGTGAAAATCATGAAGCTGTCGTTTGCCATGATGCAGATGATGGTCGTTTAACACTGAACGGGGGGCGGAAAAACCGCCAAGCCCGCAAAACAAAAAAGCTGCTGAACCTGAGCCAGTCTGAAGGCGGAGTTCAACAGCTTTTTTATGTATTGGTTTGGCTGGGGAGGAAGGATTCGAACCTTCGCATGCCGGAATCAAAATCCGGTGCCTTAACCAGCTTGGCGACTCCCCAACTAGCTTGCA comes from Bordetella holmesii ATCC 51541 and encodes:
- a CDS encoding 50S ribosome-binding GTPase family protein, with amino-acid sequence MALQCGIVGLPNVGKSTLFNALTRAGIAAENYPFCTIEPNVGVVEVPDPRLGKLADIVNPERVLPATVEFVDIAGLVAGASQGEGLGNQFLSHIRETDAIVNVVRCFEDPNVIHVAGKVDPIADIEVIETELGLADLQTAEKALHRHSKTARSGDKEAQRLVSVLEKCIAHLNEAKPVRSMGLSDDDLALIKPLCFITAKRAMYVGNVSDDGFTDNPLLDRLTEFATKRNAPVVAICAAIESEIVDLADEDRQAFLSDMGMDEPGLNRLIRAAFKLLGLQTYFTAGVKEVRAWTVPIGATAPQAAGVIHTDFERGFIRAQTIAYDDYIACKGEQGAKEAGKMRAEGKEYIVQDGDVMNFLFNV
- a CDS encoding CAAX protease self-immunity family protein → MPRLTLRQEVGDWWRFIRRPTLAARLGPRHGGAMADWCLNIRASRLLAWASLLWLFNLVVLGPIAVGAATLGGAQHRMDPDNIPWLAAVIWAPLVEELLFRYGLRRPLQALWVIPVVLPALIWGPKFWTGCLVAAVILLAISGTRHMGRFKRGPRRFYQRHFGLVFHLAALTFAAVHLGNFSFGSTAWWLLPLLVLPQWLTGLVLGWMRVRRGIAASMALHAVFNAGPMVMIWLLLKLVPDMAL
- the pth gene encoding peptidyl-tRNA hydrolase gives rise to the protein MSEPIRLIVGLGNPGPDYETTRHNAGFWLADHLADDLRASFTLEKAFMGQVAKARFEGENVLLLKPITYMNRSGQAVGALARFYKLAPEQVLVLHDELDLLPGQVKMKQGGGHAGHNGLKDIQAALGTPNFWRLRIGIGHPRTLNLAQQVADFVLHPPRRDEQLDIEKVIDRCRAIVPVLLRGDFAQATRQLHTA
- a CDS encoding ribosomal protein L25, Ctc-form — protein: MKFNATARSVQGSSASRRLRRAGRVPAIVYGGTATPLNIEMDHNEIFHALRKEQFHASILTMALEGGKSEQVLLRSVQWHPYKQQVMHVDFQRVDANQALHTKVPLHFINAETSPAVKLSGAIISHVVTEVEVTCLPKALPQFIEVDLGNLLGGGSVHQKDIVLPKGVTFTHPNDEQVIAAAVVKGGAADADEAPAA
- the prs gene encoding ribose-phosphate pyrophosphokinase, giving the protein MIFTGTANTRLAVDVVNHLDMSLGKMTVGRFSDGEVMVEINENVRGKDVFVLQPTCAPTNDNLMEIMVMVDALRRASAGRITAAIPYFGYARQDRRPRSARVAISAKVVANMLQVAGVDRVLTMDLHADQIQGFFDIPVDNIYAGPILLGDLWRRNLSNLVVVSPDIGGVVRARALAKQLEADLAIIDKRRPRANVSEVMNIIGEVDGRTCIIMDDMVDTAGTLCKAAQALKDRGAGAVYAYCTHPVLSGGAVERIAASSLDELVVTDTIPLSEEAQGCGKIRQLSCAALLGETILRISNAESVSSLFAD